In Propionimicrobium sp. PCR01-08-3, one DNA window encodes the following:
- a CDS encoding MaoC family dehydratase, whose amino-acid sequence MSFTINDLTIGQSASFTKTVSETDVYLFAGISGDLNPAHVNQVASEQTQFKGRIAHGILGAAFISTVVGMYLPGPGTIYIGQELRFRRPIHIGDTVTATGTVTEINVEKNRAKLETTITNQDGVVVTTGVATVMPPTAE is encoded by the coding sequence ATGAGCTTTACCATCAACGACCTGACCATCGGACAATCCGCGAGTTTCACCAAGACGGTGAGTGAAACCGACGTCTACCTGTTCGCAGGCATCAGCGGCGATCTCAACCCGGCTCATGTGAATCAGGTCGCGTCCGAGCAGACCCAATTCAAGGGACGCATCGCGCACGGCATCTTGGGGGCCGCCTTCATCTCGACTGTGGTCGGCATGTACCTGCCGGGACCCGGCACGATCTACATCGGCCAGGAGTTGCGCTTCCGTCGTCCGATTCATATCGGTGACACGGTGACCGCGACCGGCACCGTGACCGAGATCAACGTCGAGAAAAACCGGGCCAAGCTCGAGACCACGATCACCAACCAAGACGGCGTCGTCGTCACGACCGGTGTCGCCACAGTGATGCCGCCGACCGCCGAGTAG
- a CDS encoding helix-turn-helix domain-containing protein: protein MNESRLEQVLVRLGSDLPILSKRVTDVVREGREPDGEAGDEALFVSVHRTLVMVFRALRQGHSYLDAEGLDLVSQIIQQRYRDAVPTEDAVREFAQCVGHVNQHFLRVCADLGADGDDAMHGSDCLWRLGDAISERVVKLYDDLNRQQAQLDTQQRTLLVRRLVTGRAAPSELRSLPLDVDADYAAIRVLARPGASLSVQNLESSGGMPMRRGFLAAVNGECIGVVAKAPQVGDGAVAGMGPLRPLSDVAQSFTIADRVAHLASYRGLAGVHTLGELGWQVAAVAQPEVNRTLRHRFLDPLRGRGAFGADLEVTVRNYLAHHCNYTDAARELNLHVNTLRYRLRRFSDITNADLDDPVDLVNVVWAFELGDMPVWQPCLQRGSGSARQYEESAELRTAPVEAFAAARSMSALSV, encoded by the coding sequence ATGAACGAATCACGTTTGGAACAGGTGCTGGTGCGGTTGGGCAGCGATCTGCCGATTCTGTCGAAGAGGGTCACTGACGTGGTCCGCGAGGGACGTGAGCCGGATGGCGAGGCCGGCGACGAGGCACTGTTCGTGAGCGTTCATCGCACCTTGGTCATGGTCTTTCGGGCGCTTCGGCAAGGACATTCCTATCTCGACGCCGAAGGCTTGGACTTGGTTTCGCAGATCATTCAGCAGCGATACCGCGACGCAGTGCCGACCGAGGACGCGGTGCGCGAGTTCGCACAGTGTGTGGGGCATGTCAACCAGCATTTCCTCCGGGTGTGCGCGGATCTCGGCGCAGATGGTGATGACGCGATGCACGGCTCGGACTGCCTGTGGCGCCTGGGTGACGCGATATCGGAACGCGTGGTGAAGCTGTACGACGACCTCAATCGCCAGCAGGCGCAGCTCGACACGCAGCAACGAACATTGCTGGTACGTCGGCTGGTCACCGGAAGAGCCGCTCCGAGCGAGTTGCGGTCGTTGCCGCTCGATGTGGACGCCGATTACGCGGCGATAAGGGTGCTGGCCAGGCCCGGGGCGTCGCTGAGCGTGCAGAACCTGGAGTCTTCAGGAGGCATGCCGATGCGCCGGGGCTTCTTGGCGGCTGTGAACGGTGAATGTATCGGGGTGGTGGCGAAAGCCCCTCAGGTCGGTGATGGGGCCGTGGCGGGGATGGGGCCGCTGCGGCCGCTGTCGGATGTCGCGCAGTCGTTCACGATTGCCGATCGCGTGGCCCATTTGGCGTCATACCGCGGCCTGGCAGGAGTGCACACCCTCGGCGAACTGGGGTGGCAGGTCGCGGCGGTGGCGCAGCCCGAAGTCAACCGGACGTTGCGGCATCGCTTCCTCGATCCGCTGCGTGGGCGGGGAGCCTTCGGCGCCGACCTCGAGGTGACGGTTCGCAACTACCTCGCACATCACTGCAACTACACCGATGCCGCTCGCGAACTCAACCTGCATGTCAACACCCTGCGCTATCGGCTGCGTCGATTCAGCGACATCACGAACGCCGATCTGGATGACCCGGTAGATCTCGTCAATGTGGTGTGGGCCTTCGAACTGGGTGACATGCCCGTCTGGCAGCCGTGCTTGCAACGAGGCTCGGGGTCGGCTCGCCAATACGAAGAATCCGCCGAGTTGCGGACCGCGCCGGTCGAGGCATTCGCGGCCGCCCGAAGTATGTCAGCCCTAAGTGTGTAA
- a CDS encoding GntP family permease: MAPIAALLAVVLTEPTKVLPVYTNLFMVRMAFFVQNYFPIFMLGALFGKMMEISGFAKSIASAVVRVVGEKFTIMAIVLVGAILTYGGVSMFVAVFAVYPFAAEMFKESDIPKRLIPATIGLGVFAFTMDALPGTPQIQNIIPTTFFGTTAFSAPILGIFGSLFVFVVGMLYLEWRRRTAKAAGEGYGSGHLNEPVIATTTDKLVHPLIAALPLVLVWVANLVFTKTLPSLFPDVVEFQNTSVPAKNADPESLITSVTISGAVATWALIIGLVLGIVTIFIIGRKQVTASFIPSSKDAIAGSLLANLNTASEFGFAGVIASLPGFKVAADALLSIPNPLLSEAVTVNVLAGVTGSASGGLSMALGAMGDHFIDMANDSGIPLDVMHRIASMAAGGMDTLPHNGAIITVLAVTGLTHRQSYKDIFAITLLKCLTAFVTIGFYYLTGLV; the protein is encoded by the coding sequence ATGGCGCCCATAGCTGCCTTACTCGCGGTCGTCCTGACCGAACCAACCAAAGTGCTTCCGGTCTACACGAACCTTTTCATGGTCCGGATGGCATTCTTCGTCCAAAACTATTTCCCGATTTTCATGCTCGGCGCATTGTTCGGGAAGATGATGGAGATCTCCGGATTCGCCAAATCGATCGCTTCGGCGGTCGTCAGGGTCGTCGGCGAGAAGTTCACGATCATGGCGATCGTCCTGGTGGGCGCCATCCTCACCTATGGTGGCGTGTCGATGTTCGTCGCCGTCTTCGCCGTCTATCCCTTCGCTGCCGAAATGTTCAAGGAGTCGGATATCCCCAAGCGGCTGATCCCGGCGACCATCGGTCTGGGTGTCTTCGCCTTCACCATGGACGCCCTGCCGGGCACCCCGCAGATCCAGAACATCATCCCCACCACCTTCTTCGGGACGACCGCATTCTCGGCTCCGATCCTCGGCATCTTCGGTTCGCTGTTCGTCTTCGTCGTCGGAATGCTGTACCTCGAATGGCGGCGCCGCACCGCCAAGGCCGCCGGAGAAGGCTACGGCTCTGGGCACCTCAATGAGCCGGTCATCGCCACCACCACCGACAAACTTGTTCACCCACTGATAGCCGCCCTCCCGCTGGTCCTGGTCTGGGTCGCCAATCTCGTCTTCACCAAGACGCTGCCGAGCCTCTTCCCCGATGTCGTGGAGTTTCAGAACACCTCCGTCCCGGCCAAGAACGCTGATCCGGAAAGTCTGATCACCTCGGTGACCATCTCCGGCGCGGTGGCTACCTGGGCATTGATCATCGGCTTGGTTCTCGGCATCGTGACGATCTTCATCATCGGACGCAAGCAGGTCACCGCATCATTCATCCCGAGCAGTAAGGACGCCATCGCAGGGTCTCTGCTCGCCAACTTGAATACGGCATCCGAGTTCGGCTTCGCGGGCGTCATAGCCTCGCTTCCCGGCTTCAAAGTGGCCGCGGACGCGTTGCTGTCGATCCCGAATCCGCTGTTGAGCGAAGCAGTCACGGTCAACGTGCTGGCCGGCGTCACCGGATCGGCATCGGGTGGATTGAGCATGGCCCTCGGCGCGATGGGCGATCACTTCATCGACATGGCCAACGACTCCGGGATCCCGCTGGACGTCATGCACCGCATTGCCTCCATGGCCGCGGGCGGCATGGATACTTTGCCTCACAACGGCGCCATCATCACCGTGCTCGCCGTCACCGGATTGACTCACCGGCAGTCGTACAAAGACATCTTCGCCATCACCTTGCTGAAGTGCCTCACTGCCTTCGTCACCATCGGTTTCTACTACCTGACGGGACTCGTCTGA
- a CDS encoding ribonuclease J, whose translation MSALQMPPRLAPDTLRIIPLGGLGDIGRNMTAFEINGKVLVVDCGVLFPEDDQPGVDLILPGLDYLDDRMDDIVGLVLTHGHEDHIGGVPYLLRRRQDIPLYGSKLTLAFVDGKLREHRLRDTAMYHTVVEGETVQLDEFELEFFAVNHSIPDALAVAIKTTAGIVLHTGDFKMDQIPLDHRITDLRGFARLSNDERGVDLLMADSTNADVAGFTLPEKDIEPALERVFNQATQKLVVACFASHVHRVQQILNLAVRHGRKVVYVGRSMVRNMGTAQELGYLKVPGGTLIELNDIERYPDEKVVIISTGSQGEPLSALARMANREHPIVQVGQGDTVLLASSLIPGNENSVYRVINGLTRLGVTVVHKGNALVHTSGHASAGELLYTYNVVRPRNALPVHGEARHLVANAKLAQQTGIPADHTIVAEDGDVIDLAKGVAKRTGRVDASYIFVDGTTVGDVTETSLTDRRILGEEGFISVIVAVDLRSQTIVAGPDISARGFLEDASIFDSVTEEIRRALEQGLADGVDDPHRLQQSVRRVIGRWVSRTYRSRPMIVPVVIAV comes from the coding sequence ATGAGTGCTCTTCAGATGCCGCCCAGGCTTGCCCCCGACACGTTACGAATCATCCCCCTCGGCGGGCTCGGTGATATCGGCCGCAACATGACCGCCTTCGAGATCAACGGCAAGGTGCTGGTGGTCGACTGTGGCGTCCTGTTCCCCGAGGACGACCAGCCGGGCGTCGATCTGATCCTGCCCGGCCTGGATTATCTGGACGACCGGATGGACGACATCGTCGGGCTCGTGCTGACTCATGGCCATGAGGACCACATCGGCGGCGTGCCGTATCTGTTGCGCCGCCGCCAGGACATCCCGCTGTACGGCAGCAAGTTGACGCTGGCGTTTGTCGACGGCAAGCTGCGCGAGCATCGGCTGCGCGACACCGCGATGTATCACACGGTTGTCGAAGGCGAGACCGTGCAGCTGGACGAATTCGAGCTGGAGTTCTTCGCCGTCAACCACTCCATTCCGGACGCGTTAGCGGTCGCGATCAAGACCACCGCGGGCATCGTGCTGCACACCGGTGACTTCAAGATGGATCAGATTCCGTTGGATCACCGGATCACCGACCTGCGTGGATTCGCCCGGTTGTCGAACGATGAGCGCGGCGTCGATCTGCTGATGGCCGATTCGACGAACGCGGACGTCGCAGGCTTCACGCTTCCCGAAAAAGACATCGAGCCTGCCCTCGAACGGGTCTTCAACCAGGCCACCCAGAAACTTGTGGTGGCATGCTTCGCCTCGCACGTGCACCGGGTGCAGCAGATTCTCAATCTCGCCGTGCGGCATGGCCGCAAGGTCGTTTATGTCGGACGCTCAATGGTGCGCAATATGGGCACCGCGCAGGAACTCGGGTACCTCAAGGTGCCCGGCGGTACCTTGATCGAGTTGAACGACATCGAGCGCTATCCGGACGAAAAGGTTGTGATCATCTCGACCGGTTCGCAAGGCGAGCCGCTGTCCGCGCTGGCCCGGATGGCCAACCGTGAGCACCCCATCGTCCAGGTCGGTCAGGGTGACACCGTGCTGCTGGCGTCCTCGCTGATTCCGGGCAACGAGAATTCGGTTTACCGCGTGATCAACGGACTGACCAGGCTCGGGGTCACGGTCGTGCACAAGGGGAACGCGCTCGTGCACACCTCGGGGCACGCCAGTGCGGGGGAGTTGCTCTACACCTACAACGTGGTCAGGCCGCGCAACGCGCTGCCGGTTCACGGCGAGGCCAGGCATCTCGTGGCGAACGCGAAGCTCGCCCAGCAGACCGGAATCCCGGCCGACCACACGATCGTGGCCGAAGACGGCGATGTCATCGATCTGGCGAAGGGCGTGGCCAAGCGCACCGGACGAGTGGACGCGTCCTATATCTTTGTCGACGGCACGACCGTCGGCGACGTCACCGAGACCTCGCTCACCGATCGTCGGATTTTGGGCGAAGAAGGCTTCATCTCGGTGATTGTGGCCGTCGACCTGCGTTCCCAGACCATCGTCGCCGGGCCCGATATCAGCGCGCGGGGCTTCTTGGAGGACGCATCGATCTTCGACTCGGTCACCGAGGAGATCAGACGTGCCCTGGAGCAGGGGCTGGCCGATGGGGTCGACGACCCGCACCGATTGCAGCAAAGCGTTCGCCGTGTGATCGGACGCTGGGTCTCGCGCACCTACCGCAGCCGTCCCATGATCGTTCCCGTGGTCATCGCCGTCTGA
- a CDS encoding ABC transporter substrate-binding protein — MLHSISTRSVSAIIGLIVLSVMLAACGSPSDAASASASAARGFPIAVMTGGSDSVTTVTIESRPTRIVSLSPSATETLFAIGAEDEVVAVDSQSDYPDGVPITGLSGAQPDAQAIASYRPDLVVMAQEDSEVIAELAHEGVPTLVLPPAEELSDVYDQIERLGWATGRHRSASGLISTMKSAITSYLETSPDLDGTSYFLELDPDLTTTSTQTFLGRLYGLFGITNIADDSGQPGDRPQLSDEYIIETDPDVIFLADAGCCDVTAGKLAERPGWEGLQAIQKNQVFTADTDIANRWGPRVVDYVGMISGYLATVEDR, encoded by the coding sequence GTGTTGCACTCAATTTCTACCCGATCTGTCAGCGCCATCATCGGTCTCATCGTGCTGAGCGTGATGTTGGCCGCATGCGGCTCGCCGAGCGACGCGGCGTCGGCATCGGCCAGCGCGGCACGGGGCTTCCCCATCGCGGTAATGACCGGTGGCTCCGATTCGGTAACAACCGTGACGATCGAATCGCGGCCCACCCGCATCGTCTCGTTGAGCCCCAGCGCCACCGAGACGCTGTTCGCGATCGGCGCGGAGGACGAGGTTGTCGCCGTTGACAGCCAGTCCGATTATCCCGATGGCGTTCCGATCACCGGGCTGTCGGGCGCCCAGCCTGATGCTCAGGCGATCGCGAGCTATCGACCTGATCTGGTCGTGATGGCGCAGGAGGATTCCGAGGTCATCGCTGAACTTGCCCACGAAGGCGTCCCGACTTTGGTGTTGCCGCCGGCCGAGGAGCTTTCCGATGTCTATGACCAGATCGAACGGCTCGGCTGGGCCACCGGCCGGCACCGTTCGGCGTCCGGTCTGATCTCCACCATGAAGTCCGCCATCACCTCTTACCTGGAGACTTCTCCCGACCTCGACGGAACCAGCTATTTTCTCGAGCTCGACCCGGATCTGACCACCACCTCCACGCAGACCTTTCTCGGCCGGCTCTACGGCCTGTTCGGCATCACCAATATCGCAGATGATTCCGGCCAGCCGGGAGACCGGCCCCAGCTGTCTGATGAATACATCATCGAAACCGATCCCGATGTCATCTTCCTCGCCGACGCGGGTTGCTGCGACGTGACCGCCGGCAAACTGGCCGAGCGTCCGGGTTGGGAAGGCCTGCAAGCGATTCAGAAAAACCAGGTTTTCACCGCAGACACCGACATCGCGAACCGGTGGGGCCCGCGAGTAGTCGACTATGTGGGAATGATCAGCGGATATTTGGCCACCGTCGAGGACCGGTAG
- a CDS encoding electron transfer flavoprotein beta subunit/FixA family protein translates to MKIAVIYKWAANPQEASVAPNGKIDWSRATFTVSEYDHPAIELGRRLADATGAELIGISLGDEAAAPMAKKSALSRGLDELYLIPTPEQGADSTTTGLELAAAIRAIGDVDLVLAGDASIDIGAQLVPAVVAGALGWPAVAQVTEVASSDGGFQVTRNWQGGTQELAFDQACVLSVAPDAVNARVPGMKDILKAGKKPSETLALDQLDARLAPATTLVSRSQPKLAARKHEILDGADAANAAGTVVAGLRAVAAI, encoded by the coding sequence ATGAAAATCGCAGTTATCTACAAGTGGGCGGCAAACCCGCAAGAGGCTTCGGTCGCCCCGAACGGAAAGATCGACTGGTCGCGCGCAACCTTTACGGTCAGTGAATACGATCATCCGGCCATCGAGTTGGGCCGCCGGTTGGCCGATGCCACCGGCGCGGAGTTGATCGGTATTTCGCTGGGCGACGAGGCAGCCGCGCCGATGGCCAAGAAGTCGGCGCTGTCGCGTGGTCTGGACGAGCTATACCTGATTCCCACTCCCGAGCAGGGTGCTGATTCGACCACTACCGGCCTCGAACTGGCGGCGGCCATACGGGCGATCGGCGACGTCGATCTGGTGCTGGCCGGAGACGCGTCCATCGATATCGGTGCTCAGCTGGTGCCTGCCGTGGTTGCCGGGGCTCTGGGATGGCCTGCCGTCGCGCAGGTGACCGAGGTTGCTTCCAGCGATGGTGGTTTCCAGGTGACCCGCAACTGGCAGGGTGGCACGCAGGAGCTTGCCTTCGATCAGGCGTGCGTGCTGTCGGTGGCCCCCGACGCGGTCAATGCTCGGGTGCCCGGCATGAAGGACATCCTGAAGGCCGGTAAGAAGCCGTCGGAGACCCTGGCACTCGATCAGCTGGACGCGAGGCTCGCACCTGCGACCACCTTGGTCAGCCGTTCGCAGCCGAAGCTCGCCGCCCGCAAGCACGAGATTCTGGACGGCGCCGACGCCGCGAATGCTGCCGGGACCGTTGTCGCAGGCCTGCGTGCCGTGGCCGCCATCTAA
- a CDS encoding CoA-transferase — protein sequence MTTNKSSKFMSLEESIQLIPDGSTIAMSGFVTCSNPDYLGAGIEQAFLRDGHPRDLTLVHTAGIGDGQGRGADRFAHEGMLRRAIAGHYNFAPSLQKLIIDNKVQAYNLPQGVVSEIIRDTAGGRPGTVSKIGLGTFVDPRNEGGRMNAATTDDLVEVQQIFGEDWLFYHRVPIDVALIKATYADEDGNISGEHLPVWSSVTTMAQAAYNNGGKVIVQVDALVGNGTLDPRMVKIPGFMVAAVVVAPPEEQFSTALDSWEPAFCGETRVPLSSIGQLPLNQRKVIARRAYQELGSEGGVINLGIGMPEGVASVAVEEGTISSLHLTVESGISGGIPESGLRFGAALNPDMIIDEATQFDFYDGGGLDATFIGLAQMDKDGNINVSRFGPQIAGCGGAINITQTAKRVVFCGTFTVKGLKVEVAAGKLKIIHEGTAQKLLDQVEQVTFSGTYARETGQRVMYITERAVFEMLPEGLTLIEIAPGVDLERDVIAQMGFRPRIAEDLRVMDARIFADGPMQSTPAPAELDRYVQPESEEALV from the coding sequence ATGACTACAAATAAGAGCTCGAAATTCATGTCGCTAGAGGAATCCATTCAGCTGATTCCCGATGGCTCGACCATCGCAATGAGCGGATTCGTCACCTGCTCTAATCCCGACTATCTGGGCGCGGGAATTGAGCAGGCTTTCTTGCGTGATGGCCACCCGCGTGATTTGACACTGGTGCATACGGCCGGAATCGGCGATGGTCAGGGCCGCGGCGCCGACCGGTTCGCCCATGAAGGAATGCTCAGGCGCGCTATCGCAGGCCACTATAACTTCGCACCCAGCCTGCAGAAGCTCATCATCGACAACAAGGTGCAGGCCTACAACCTGCCGCAAGGCGTCGTCTCCGAGATCATTCGCGATACTGCCGGCGGACGTCCTGGTACGGTCAGCAAGATCGGGCTCGGAACCTTCGTCGACCCTCGTAACGAAGGCGGGCGCATGAATGCCGCCACCACTGACGACCTGGTCGAGGTACAGCAGATCTTTGGCGAAGACTGGCTGTTCTACCACCGCGTTCCGATCGACGTGGCGCTGATCAAGGCGACATACGCGGACGAGGACGGCAACATCAGCGGTGAGCATCTGCCGGTGTGGAGCTCGGTGACCACGATGGCGCAGGCTGCGTACAACAACGGCGGGAAGGTGATCGTCCAGGTCGATGCGCTCGTCGGCAACGGCACACTCGACCCACGCATGGTGAAGATCCCCGGATTCATGGTTGCGGCGGTCGTCGTGGCACCGCCCGAGGAGCAATTCAGTACGGCTCTCGACAGCTGGGAGCCGGCGTTTTGTGGCGAGACGCGGGTCCCGCTGAGTTCCATCGGACAGCTCCCGTTGAACCAGCGCAAGGTCATTGCGCGCCGCGCCTATCAAGAACTCGGTTCCGAAGGTGGCGTCATCAATCTGGGAATCGGAATGCCCGAAGGCGTCGCTTCGGTGGCCGTCGAGGAAGGCACGATCTCTTCGCTGCATCTGACCGTCGAATCGGGCATCAGCGGCGGTATCCCGGAAAGCGGGCTGCGGTTCGGCGCTGCACTCAACCCCGACATGATCATCGACGAGGCCACCCAGTTCGACTTCTACGACGGCGGCGGTCTGGACGCGACATTCATCGGGTTGGCCCAGATGGACAAGGACGGCAATATCAACGTCAGCCGGTTCGGGCCACAGATCGCCGGCTGCGGAGGCGCCATCAACATCACGCAGACGGCCAAGCGCGTGGTCTTCTGCGGCACCTTCACGGTGAAGGGGCTCAAGGTCGAGGTGGCGGCCGGCAAGCTGAAGATCATCCACGAGGGCACCGCGCAGAAGCTGCTTGACCAGGTCGAACAGGTCACCTTCTCGGGCACGTATGCGCGGGAGACCGGTCAGCGCGTGATGTACATCACCGAACGCGCTGTCTTCGAGATGCTGCCCGAGGGTCTGACCTTGATCGAGATAGCACCGGGTGTCGACCTCGAACGTGACGTTATCGCCCAGATGGGGTTCCGGCCGCGCATCGCCGAAGACCTACGGGTGATGGACGCCCGGATATTTGCCGACGGACCCATGCAGAGCACTCCTGCTCCGGCCGAACTGGACCGCTACGTGCAGCCCGAGTCCGAAGAAGCACTGGTTTAG
- a CDS encoding acyl-CoA dehydrogenase — MMFELTEDQQLLKQNVREFMEKNVEPTVLERDAAQKWDRSLYDQAAELGLTGLYLPEEYGGSGIDFLSYIMAVEEISRVDDGLGIALSASVSLCSNPINDFGTPEQKEKYLTPLAKGEHLGAFGLTEPNAGSDAARQQSIARLEGDHYVLNGSKIFITNASSAETYVVFAMTDPSAGTRGITGFILEKDMPGFTFGKKENKLGIRTSLTRELLFQDVKVPVENVLGQVGKGFKVAMATLDGGRIAVAAQAVGIAQGAYEHALAYAKERVQFNAPIAKNQTIGFKLADMATKIDAARLLTYRAASLKDAGKPFSKEAAMAKYYASDIALEVTADAIQIYGGYGYSEDYPVARYFRNAKITQIYEGTNEIQRVVVSGSILR; from the coding sequence GTGATGTTTGAACTGACAGAAGATCAGCAACTGCTGAAGCAAAACGTTCGCGAGTTCATGGAGAAGAATGTCGAGCCGACCGTCCTCGAGCGTGATGCCGCCCAGAAGTGGGATCGTTCGCTCTACGATCAGGCTGCCGAACTCGGCCTCACCGGCCTGTATCTGCCGGAAGAATACGGCGGCTCCGGGATCGACTTCCTGAGCTACATCATGGCGGTCGAGGAGATCTCCCGCGTGGACGACGGCCTGGGCATCGCGCTTTCGGCTTCGGTCTCGCTGTGCTCGAACCCGATCAACGACTTCGGCACCCCCGAGCAGAAAGAGAAATACCTCACGCCGCTGGCCAAGGGCGAGCATCTCGGAGCGTTCGGCTTGACCGAGCCCAACGCCGGTTCGGACGCTGCCCGCCAGCAGAGCATCGCCCGCCTCGAAGGCGACCACTACGTGCTCAATGGTTCAAAGATCTTCATCACCAACGCCAGTTCCGCCGAGACCTACGTCGTGTTTGCGATGACCGATCCCTCGGCAGGCACCCGCGGCATCACCGGCTTCATCCTCGAGAAGGACATGCCGGGCTTCACCTTCGGCAAGAAGGAGAACAAACTGGGCATCCGCACCTCGCTGACCCGTGAGCTGCTCTTCCAGGACGTCAAAGTTCCGGTCGAGAACGTTCTCGGACAGGTGGGCAAGGGCTTCAAGGTCGCCATGGCGACCCTTGACGGCGGACGCATCGCCGTCGCCGCGCAGGCCGTCGGCATCGCTCAGGGTGCCTACGAGCACGCTCTGGCATACGCGAAGGAGCGCGTCCAGTTCAACGCCCCGATCGCCAAGAACCAGACAATCGGCTTCAAGCTGGCCGACATGGCGACCAAGATCGACGCTGCCCGCCTGCTGACCTACCGCGCCGCCTCGCTCAAGGACGCCGGCAAGCCGTTCAGCAAGGAAGCAGCCATGGCGAAGTACTACGCGTCCGACATTGCACTCGAGGTCACCGCGGACGCCATTCAGATCTACGGTGGCTACGGCTATTCCGAGGATTACCCGGTGGCCCGCTACTTCCGCAACGCCAAGATCACCCAGATCTACGAGGGCACGAACGAGATCCAGCGTGTCGTCGTTTCCGGCTCCATCCTTCGCTGA
- a CDS encoding electron transfer flavoprotein subunit alpha/FixB family protein: MTSNWIVVAGDARVANLIETAKTLDGGVGAVVVGPKEVAQQVADGGVDQTLWLGDPGEAPLEAYAQAIAKVIVEQSPHLVLGAARDAERAVLGAVAAGLPAPLFAMPKEITSVDGKLEIRNPAFGGIAEDVIQVDGPAVAMLDGGPAPEATGSGTVDEQAASDVLAVKVTQTIRPERAQVDLGRAERIVSVGRGLRSQGDLKLVQQLADALDAEVACSRPLAEGLGWLNADRYIGVTGQHVSPKLYVAIGISGQLQHVVGARTAGTVVVINNDENAPYFSEADYGIVGDLYNVIPALVSALG, encoded by the coding sequence ATGACCAGTAACTGGATTGTGGTCGCCGGCGATGCTCGGGTGGCCAATCTGATCGAAACTGCGAAAACCCTCGATGGTGGTGTCGGTGCCGTCGTCGTCGGCCCGAAGGAGGTCGCCCAGCAGGTGGCCGATGGCGGAGTTGACCAGACGCTTTGGCTCGGCGACCCGGGCGAGGCGCCGCTGGAGGCATACGCCCAGGCGATCGCGAAGGTGATCGTCGAGCAGAGCCCGCACCTGGTGCTGGGTGCGGCCCGCGATGCTGAGCGCGCCGTGCTCGGCGCGGTGGCGGCGGGGTTGCCTGCTCCGCTGTTTGCGATGCCTAAGGAAATCACATCCGTTGACGGCAAGCTGGAGATCCGAAATCCGGCATTCGGCGGCATCGCCGAAGACGTCATCCAGGTCGATGGGCCTGCGGTGGCGATGCTGGACGGCGGACCTGCCCCCGAGGCCACCGGCTCGGGCACCGTGGACGAGCAAGCTGCGTCCGATGTCTTGGCGGTCAAGGTGACGCAGACAATTCGGCCGGAACGGGCACAGGTCGATCTGGGCCGTGCCGAGCGCATCGTCTCGGTCGGACGCGGACTTCGCAGCCAGGGCGATCTGAAGCTCGTCCAGCAGCTGGCCGACGCGCTGGACGCCGAGGTCGCCTGTTCACGACCGCTGGCCGAGGGACTCGGGTGGTTGAACGCTGATCGCTACATCGGCGTGACCGGCCAGCACGTGTCGCCGAAGCTGTATGTCGCGATCGGTATCTCCGGCCAGCTGCAACACGTGGTCGGGGCGCGAACGGCAGGAACGGTCGTCGTGATCAACAACGACGAGAACGCTCCCTACTTCTCGGAGGCCGACTACGGCATCGTCGGTGACCTGTACAACGTGATTCCGGCGCTGGTTTCGGCGCTCGGCTAG